A single genomic interval of Metasolibacillus fluoroglycofenilyticus harbors:
- a CDS encoding ABC transporter permease — translation MFTALFGSVEQGIIYAIMALGVYLTFRVLDFPDLTVDGSFVTGAATAAMMIVLGYHPIIATLVAIVAGFIAGCMTGLLHTKGKINPLLSGILMMIALWSINLRIMGLTAENSIGRSNIPLLNEGTIFTQFYDFWRNLGIDDALNNILKSMGITPVPSTWGTLLVVIIITVIIKFIVDWFLKTEVGLAIRATGDNKRMIRSFSANTDKLIILGLGISNALVAFSGALIAQYAKYADIGLGIGMIVIGLASVIIGEAIFGTKTIFRTTLAVVVGAIIYRIIYAIALRIDWLDTGDMKLITAVIVILALVIPQIVNKRKQQKNKTKRLAERQLAKQGGKPLA, via the coding sequence ATGTTTACAGCATTATTTGGCTCAGTGGAGCAAGGAATCATCTATGCAATTATGGCACTCGGAGTGTATTTAACATTCCGAGTGTTAGACTTTCCAGATTTAACGGTTGATGGAAGCTTTGTGACAGGAGCAGCGACAGCAGCGATGATGATTGTGCTCGGCTATCATCCAATTATCGCTACATTAGTGGCAATTGTGGCTGGATTTATTGCAGGATGTATGACGGGCTTACTACACACAAAAGGAAAAATAAATCCACTGCTTTCTGGGATTTTAATGATGATCGCATTATGGTCAATTAATTTGCGAATAATGGGGTTAACTGCTGAAAACTCAATCGGACGTTCGAATATCCCTTTATTAAATGAGGGTACAATTTTTACACAGTTTTATGATTTTTGGCGTAATTTGGGTATTGATGATGCACTCAATAATATTTTGAAGAGCATGGGCATTACTCCAGTACCTTCAACATGGGGTACGTTGCTTGTCGTGATTATTATTACGGTTATTATTAAATTTATTGTGGATTGGTTCTTAAAAACAGAGGTAGGACTTGCGATTCGTGCGACAGGTGACAACAAGCGAATGATTCGTAGTTTTTCGGCTAATACAGATAAATTAATTATTTTAGGGCTAGGCATTTCGAATGCACTTGTCGCATTTTCTGGTGCTTTAATTGCGCAATATGCAAAATATGCTGATATTGGGCTTGGCATAGGGATGATTGTTATTGGCCTTGCATCGGTTATTATTGGCGAAGCGATTTTCGGCACAAAAACAATTTTCCGCACGACTTTAGCAGTTGTTGTTGGGGCAATTATTTATCGTATTATTTATGCGATTGCATTGCGTATCGATTGGCTCGATACAGGCGATATGAAGCTTATTACAGCAGTAATTGTTATTTTAGCGCTTGTTATTCCGCAAATAGTAAATAAGCGTAAACAGCAAAAAAATAAGACAAAGCGTTTAGCAGAGCGACAATTAGCCAAGCAGGGAGGTAAACCACTTGCTTAA